CCGGCGTACCTCCAGGTCGATGCCGTCCACCGCCACCGTGCCGCCGAACCGCTTGCGCAAGCCGCGGCAGCGGATGGCGGGCTCCGTCGGTACATCCGTCCGTTCCAAACTTCGCGTCTCCGTTCACCGGGGGAGAAAAACGGCCACGCTCGCACGGCCGGTGCCGCGGCCGCGGTGCACGAGAGCGAGGCGCCGCAATCTTCGGTGTATCTTTGGTATGCTTCCTGCTGATGTACACGTCCAACAGGTTGACCGACAACTACTTGGACCACATCCGGGAGAACGGGCCATGACCGATCGAGCGACGCAGGAGCACGCCGAGGAAAGCAACATGATCAAGGACCCGGACAACTGGGTCACGGGCGACGAGCCGATGACGGGCGCCCAGCGCTCGTACCTGCACCCGCTGGCCGAAGAGGCGCACGTGGAGGTGGAGGA
This Longimicrobium sp. DNA region includes the following protein-coding sequences:
- a CDS encoding DUF3072 domain-containing protein; this translates as MTDRATQEHAEESNMIKDPDNWVTGDEPMTGAQRSYLHPLAEEAHVEVEDDLTKAEASKKIDELKDETGRGR